From one Lycium ferocissimum isolate CSIRO_LF1 chromosome 7, AGI_CSIRO_Lferr_CH_V1, whole genome shotgun sequence genomic stretch:
- the LOC132063939 gene encoding (+)-neomenthol dehydrogenase-like isoform X1, protein MAEASNFLTTERVAVVTGANKGIGLEICRQLALKGIVVILTARDEKKGDEAIDMLKECGLSNNVIFHQLDVTDTSTIAKLKDFIKARFGKLDILVNNAGVLGVLMDKDVIISPEQDLFFEKLKVATQTCDLAEECIKTNYYGAKWMIQELLPLLQLSDSPRIVNVSSMAGQLKNVRNEWAIGVLNDSENLTEDKVDEVWNAFLKDFKEGLLENKNWPPNSSAYILSKAAINAYTRILAKKHPNFLINCVCPGYVKTDICLNCGTLSVEEGAESPVRLALLPQGGPSGNFFNRKELTFLMKLGIS, encoded by the exons ATGGCGGAAGCTTCCAACTTCCTAACAACTGAAAG GGTTGCAGTTGTGACTGGAGCCAACAAAGGGATAGGATTAGAAATATGTAGACAGCTAGCTTTAAAGGGGATAGTGGTTATCTTAACAGCTAGAGATGAGAAAAAAGGGGATGAAGCTATTGATATGCTAAAGGAGTGTGGCCTCTCAAATAATGTCATTTTTCATCAGCTTGATGTGACTGACACTTCAACTATTGCAAAACTCAAAGATTTCATCAAGGCCAGGTTTGGCAAGCTTGATATCTTG GTGAATAATGCAGGAGTTCTTGGAGTGCTTATGGATAAAGATGTTATTATAAGTCCAGAA CAAGACTTATTCTTTGAGAAGCTAAAGGTAGCAACTCAAACTTGTGATCTAGCTGAAGAATGCATAAAAACAAATTATTATGGGGCAAAATGGATGATTCAAGAATTATTACCTCTACTTCAATTATCTGATTCACCACGTATTGTCAATGTCTCTTCCATGGCTGGACAGTTGAAG AATGTTCGCAATGAATGGGCTATAGGAGTGTTGAATGATTCTGAGAATCTAACGGAAGACAAAGTGGATGAGGTTTGGAATGCTTTTCTCAAAGATTTCAAGGAGGGTTTGTTGGAGAACAAAAATTGGCCTCCAAATTCATCTGCTTATATCCTATCAAAAGCAGCCATAAATGCCTACACAAGAATATTGGCCAAGAAACACCCAAATTTTCTCATCAACTGTGTTTGTCCAGGTTATGTGAAAACTGATATATGTTTAAATTGTGGCACATTAAGTGTTGAAGAGGGTGCTGAAAGTCCTGTTAGGCTTGCTCTTTTACCTCAAGGAGGCCCATCAGGAAACTTCTTTAATAGAAAAGAGCTCACCTTTCTAATGAAATTGGGAATCTCATGA
- the LOC132063939 gene encoding (+)-neomenthol dehydrogenase-like isoform X2, translating to MLKECGLSNNVIFHQLDVTDTSTIAKLKDFIKARFGKLDILVNNAGVLGVLMDKDVIISPEQDLFFEKLKVATQTCDLAEECIKTNYYGAKWMIQELLPLLQLSDSPRIVNVSSMAGQLKNVRNEWAIGVLNDSENLTEDKVDEVWNAFLKDFKEGLLENKNWPPNSSAYILSKAAINAYTRILAKKHPNFLINCVCPGYVKTDICLNCGTLSVEEGAESPVRLALLPQGGPSGNFFNRKELTFLMKLGIS from the exons ATGCTAAAGGAGTGTGGCCTCTCAAATAATGTCATTTTTCATCAGCTTGATGTGACTGACACTTCAACTATTGCAAAACTCAAAGATTTCATCAAGGCCAGGTTTGGCAAGCTTGATATCTTG GTGAATAATGCAGGAGTTCTTGGAGTGCTTATGGATAAAGATGTTATTATAAGTCCAGAA CAAGACTTATTCTTTGAGAAGCTAAAGGTAGCAACTCAAACTTGTGATCTAGCTGAAGAATGCATAAAAACAAATTATTATGGGGCAAAATGGATGATTCAAGAATTATTACCTCTACTTCAATTATCTGATTCACCACGTATTGTCAATGTCTCTTCCATGGCTGGACAGTTGAAG AATGTTCGCAATGAATGGGCTATAGGAGTGTTGAATGATTCTGAGAATCTAACGGAAGACAAAGTGGATGAGGTTTGGAATGCTTTTCTCAAAGATTTCAAGGAGGGTTTGTTGGAGAACAAAAATTGGCCTCCAAATTCATCTGCTTATATCCTATCAAAAGCAGCCATAAATGCCTACACAAGAATATTGGCCAAGAAACACCCAAATTTTCTCATCAACTGTGTTTGTCCAGGTTATGTGAAAACTGATATATGTTTAAATTGTGGCACATTAAGTGTTGAAGAGGGTGCTGAAAGTCCTGTTAGGCTTGCTCTTTTACCTCAAGGAGGCCCATCAGGAAACTTCTTTAATAGAAAAGAGCTCACCTTTCTAATGAAATTGGGAATCTCATGA